A window of the Rhizobium viscosum genome harbors these coding sequences:
- a CDS encoding ROK family transcriptional regulator, with protein MKTADPELMRAINRLNVLDTIRRHGPISRIQISERTELSTTTVSAITASLLDDGLILPRHEGDIRNEAVRGRPRVMLELNPDAARVVGAKIAASRMVFAVTNFRGDVLSKLALPIRIDRQPIAVIADLIEDGVRRCVVDIGLSLDDIDSICLALPGVIEHRTGYIRSSPIFREVNIDFAAEMSARLSTPTIIESDAHAVTLGHHWFGKARDLEDMVLISLEQTLGLGVLHDNQLFRGAGGLSHNLGDLVLGMGQQGVVRLSSQAGESAILGEQQADGRFAEAVRLGRGMTHVQALIQADDDRLIGAAMRAGEAVGLTIANIVTLFAPPRVILVGSSLALGEPFLNSLRDAYALAIPPSLQGVSELVFDDSTDDFWAQGAAAVALYELYESPWSTTGPAL; from the coding sequence ATGAAGACTGCCGATCCAGAATTAATGCGTGCGATCAACCGTTTGAACGTGCTCGACACGATCCGTCGGCACGGCCCGATCTCCCGCATCCAGATCAGTGAGCGTACGGAGCTGTCGACCACGACGGTTTCCGCCATCACCGCCTCGCTGCTCGACGACGGGCTGATCCTGCCGCGCCATGAGGGTGATATCCGCAATGAGGCCGTGCGCGGAAGGCCCCGCGTGATGCTGGAGCTCAATCCGGATGCCGCCCGCGTGGTCGGCGCCAAGATCGCCGCCAGCCGTATGGTTTTCGCCGTCACCAATTTCCGTGGAGACGTGCTCTCCAAGCTCGCCCTGCCGATCCGCATCGATCGCCAGCCGATTGCCGTGATTGCCGACCTCATCGAGGATGGCGTACGGCGCTGCGTCGTCGACATCGGACTGTCGCTCGATGATATAGACAGCATATGCCTGGCCCTTCCCGGCGTCATCGAGCACCGCACGGGTTATATCCGATCGAGCCCCATTTTCCGCGAAGTCAACATTGATTTTGCTGCAGAAATGTCGGCTCGGCTGTCGACGCCGACGATCATCGAGAGCGACGCCCATGCCGTCACGCTCGGCCATCACTGGTTCGGCAAGGCCCGCGATCTCGAAGACATGGTGCTGATCTCGCTGGAGCAGACACTCGGTCTCGGCGTGCTGCACGACAACCAGCTTTTCCGCGGCGCCGGTGGTCTCAGCCACAATCTCGGCGATCTGGTCCTCGGCATGGGTCAGCAGGGTGTGGTTCGTCTTTCCAGCCAGGCCGGTGAAAGCGCCATTCTCGGCGAACAACAAGCCGATGGCCGCTTTGCTGAAGCGGTGCGCCTCGGCCGCGGCATGACGCATGTACAGGCGCTGATCCAGGCCGACGACGACCGGCTGATCGGTGCGGCCATGCGCGCCGGCGAGGCGGTGGGACTGACTATCGCCAACATCGTCACACTATTTGCGCCGCCGCGCGTCATTCTCGTCGGCTCCTCGCTTGCGCTGGGTGAGCCCTTCCTTAACAGCCTGCGGGATGCCTATGCGCTGGCTATCCCGCCGTCCCTGCAAGGCGTCAGCGAACTTGTCTTCGACGATTCCACCGACGACTTCTGGGCGCAGGGCGCCGCCGCCGTTGCCCTTTACGAACTCTACGAATCGCCCTGGAGCACGACAGGACCGGCGCTCTGA
- a CDS encoding Gfo/Idh/MocA family protein: MEKVGIGIIGCGNISGAYLKAMTSAFPILDIRGLADLNRELAEAKANEFNLQARSVEELLADPKVEIIVNLTIPKAHVAVGLQALDAGKHTYSEKPLGINFAEGKKLADAAKAKGLRIGAAPDTFLGGGHQTARALIDEGVIGIPVGGTATFMCPGHERWHPNPAFYYEVGGGPMLDMGPYYITDLVNLLGPVAKVAGFAVTPRKERIITSEPRNGERIPVHIPTHVAGVMAFANGAVVQIGMSFDVAGHKHVPLEVYGTEGTLIVPDPNRFAGPVEYLKKGGEFEDQPVTLPYADGNYRSLGVADLAHAIRSNRPHRANGDLALHVLEVMEAFQKASDTGSTVTLTTTTERPAPLSQSLVDGLLGK; this comes from the coding sequence ATGGAAAAAGTCGGTATCGGCATCATTGGATGCGGCAATATTTCGGGTGCCTATCTGAAGGCGATGACATCGGCATTCCCGATCCTCGACATCCGCGGACTGGCCGACCTCAATCGCGAACTTGCAGAGGCAAAAGCCAATGAATTCAACCTTCAGGCTAGGTCTGTTGAAGAGCTTCTGGCTGATCCGAAGGTCGAGATCATCGTCAACCTGACCATTCCGAAGGCCCACGTTGCCGTCGGGCTGCAGGCGCTGGACGCCGGCAAGCATACCTATTCGGAAAAGCCGTTGGGGATTAATTTCGCGGAAGGAAAAAAATTGGCGGATGCCGCCAAAGCCAAAGGTCTGCGCATTGGTGCTGCCCCTGATACTTTCCTCGGCGGCGGTCATCAGACCGCCCGCGCGCTGATTGACGAGGGTGTCATCGGCATTCCGGTCGGCGGCACCGCGACCTTCATGTGTCCGGGCCACGAGCGCTGGCATCCCAATCCGGCCTTCTATTATGAAGTCGGCGGCGGCCCGATGCTCGACATGGGTCCCTATTACATCACCGATCTCGTCAACCTGCTCGGACCGGTCGCCAAAGTCGCCGGTTTTGCGGTGACGCCGCGCAAAGAGCGTATCATTACCAGCGAGCCGCGCAATGGGGAGCGCATTCCGGTCCATATTCCGACGCATGTTGCCGGCGTCATGGCTTTCGCCAACGGTGCTGTCGTGCAGATCGGCATGAGCTTCGATGTCGCCGGCCACAAGCACGTGCCGCTTGAAGTCTACGGCACCGAAGGCACGCTGATCGTGCCAGACCCCAACCGCTTCGCCGGCCCGGTCGAATATCTGAAGAAGGGCGGCGAGTTTGAGGACCAGCCGGTGACCCTGCCTTATGCCGACGGCAACTATCGCTCTCTCGGTGTGGCCGATCTCGCCCATGCGATCCGGTCGAACCGGCCGCATCGCGCAAACGGTGATCTGGCGCTGCATGTGCTCGAAGTCATGGAAGCCTTCCAGAAGGCATCCGACACGGGCAGCACCGTAACCCTTACCACGACAACGGAGCGCCCTGCTCCGCTTTCTCAATCCCTCGTCGACGGACTGCTCGGCAAGTAA
- a CDS encoding ThuA domain-containing protein, with product MREALIVWGGWAGHEPEQCAAIIRDILEEDGFKVYVEHSTEAFADPSIHDLSLIVPVITMSKIEKEEVKNLAAAIESGVGIAGYHGGAGDSFRESTDYQFIIGGQWVAHPGNIINYTVNITRPDDPLMEGITDFPYNSEQYYMHVDPSNEVLATTTFTGEHAYWIDGVTMPVVWKRKYGKGRVFYSSLGHVAKEFDVPQMKTIFRRGANWAAR from the coding sequence ATGCGTGAAGCACTGATCGTCTGGGGCGGCTGGGCCGGCCACGAACCGGAACAATGCGCCGCAATCATCAGGGACATTCTCGAGGAAGACGGCTTCAAGGTCTATGTGGAGCACAGCACGGAGGCCTTCGCCGATCCGTCGATCCATGATCTCAGCCTGATCGTCCCCGTTATCACCATGTCGAAGATCGAGAAGGAAGAGGTGAAGAACCTCGCTGCCGCGATCGAAAGTGGCGTCGGCATCGCGGGTTATCACGGCGGCGCCGGCGACAGCTTCCGCGAATCGACCGACTACCAGTTCATCATCGGCGGCCAGTGGGTTGCCCATCCCGGCAACATCATCAACTACACCGTCAACATCACCCGGCCGGACGATCCGCTGATGGAGGGGATCACTGATTTCCCCTATAATTCCGAGCAATATTACATGCATGTCGATCCCTCGAACGAGGTGCTGGCGACGACGACCTTCACCGGCGAACATGCCTACTGGATCGATGGCGTGACGATGCCGGTCGTCTGGAAGCGTAAATACGGCAAGGGCCGCGTCTTCTATTCCTCGCTCGGCCATGTCGCCAAGGAATTCGACGTGCCGCAGATGAAGACGATCTTCCGTCGCGGCGCCAATTGGGCAGCTCGTTGA
- a CDS encoding DUF6665 family protein — protein MSVRPPQSFRQSFSAEGGVNVLEYELMSERASSLGRNGLKVESALSALKAWNPDRHSAEQRETLINEASDAVWGLFVQREICGLRNNKDIVQRYAIPGEVLARVGIIRK, from the coding sequence ATGAGCGTTCGCCCGCCGCAATCCTTCAGGCAGTCCTTTTCGGCCGAAGGCGGGGTGAATGTACTCGAATACGAGCTCATGTCGGAGCGCGCCAGCTCACTCGGGCGCAACGGCCTCAAAGTCGAATCGGCTCTCTCCGCCCTGAAGGCCTGGAATCCCGATCGCCATAGCGCAGAGCAGCGGGAAACGCTGATCAACGAGGCGTCCGACGCCGTTTGGGGGCTCTTCGTTCAGCGCGAAATCTGCGGGTTACGCAACAACAAGGATATTGTCCAGCGCTATGCCATTCCCGGCGAGGTGCTGGCGCGGGTCGGCATCATCAGGAAATAG
- a CDS encoding LysR family transcriptional regulator: protein MARRIPSLNALRAFEAAGRLGRMTLAADELNVTHSAVSRQIQHLEDVLGVPLFEGPKNRLRLTEAGTTLLSGLNTAFDQIDNSVRAVADTQDGVLDISCPGTFTMRWLIPRLYRFQAEYPDIEVRLTASSRPVDFARDSFDVAIRVGTAPWPAGADVIPLFPEQTGPVLSPALAGTAGKHFTGAARLHTRSRLRAWDDWLTRSGIAVEAGGRVEYEHFYFMLEAANAGLGVCVVPWPYVTDDIRFGRLSAPHGFLESGHEYVALRRARRNRKSSLFCEWLEKEARAFVLSNPAPATLSQPAAIS from the coding sequence ATGGCTCGCCGCATCCCATCACTCAATGCTCTTCGCGCCTTCGAGGCCGCTGGTCGTCTCGGCCGGATGACGCTGGCCGCCGACGAGCTCAATGTCACGCACAGTGCCGTGAGCCGCCAGATCCAGCATCTGGAAGATGTGCTCGGCGTTCCTCTGTTCGAGGGGCCGAAGAACAGGCTGCGTCTGACCGAGGCCGGTACGACGCTGCTGTCGGGCCTGAATACCGCCTTCGACCAGATCGATAACTCTGTTCGTGCCGTCGCCGATACTCAGGATGGTGTACTCGATATATCCTGTCCCGGAACCTTCACCATGCGCTGGCTCATCCCGCGGCTCTACAGGTTTCAGGCAGAGTATCCCGATATCGAGGTACGCCTGACCGCTTCCTCGCGCCCGGTGGATTTCGCGCGAGACAGTTTCGATGTCGCTATCCGCGTCGGAACCGCACCCTGGCCAGCGGGTGCGGATGTCATCCCGCTCTTTCCCGAACAGACCGGCCCTGTTCTGTCACCGGCACTCGCCGGGACCGCTGGCAAGCATTTCACTGGTGCCGCTCGCCTTCATACCCGCAGCCGTCTGCGCGCCTGGGATGATTGGCTCACTCGCTCGGGCATCGCCGTCGAAGCAGGTGGCCGTGTGGAATATGAGCATTTCTATTTCATGCTGGAGGCAGCCAATGCCGGGCTCGGCGTCTGCGTCGTACCCTGGCCCTATGTGACGGATGATATCCGCTTCGGCCGGCTGTCGGCGCCGCATGGATTTTTGGAAAGTGGCCATGAATACGTGGCCTTGCGCCGAGCGAGGCGAAACCGCAAATCCTCGCTCTTTTGCGAATGGCTGGAAAAAGAGGCGCGTGCATTCGTCCTCTCGAATCCGGCTCCTGCGACACTGAGCCAGCCTGCGGCTATTTCCTGA
- a CDS encoding class I SAM-dependent methyltransferase translates to MNSRHSDGSAGDANYGVIGTNYTKYRQPDPHIADFICAALGNAETVLNVGAGAGSYEPLDRQVTPVEPSASMRAQRPAHLPVAIDATAEKLPFADQSFDASMATFTVHQWSDLKSGLGEIRRVSRGPVLVLSCDPNELKRSWLFDYAPEMIAVEASRYPALQTITDHLGGTIEILPVPIPLACTDGFGEAYYGRPERMLDPGARLANSAWSFVDPSIAQRFVAKLGRDLQDGTWDARYGHLRTQPFFEGSLRLIVARP, encoded by the coding sequence GTGAACAGCAGACACAGTGACGGAAGTGCGGGCGATGCCAACTACGGCGTGATCGGCACGAATTACACCAAATACCGCCAGCCCGACCCGCATATCGCAGACTTCATCTGCGCTGCGCTTGGTAACGCCGAGACCGTGCTGAACGTCGGTGCCGGCGCTGGCTCTTACGAGCCGCTCGACCGGCAGGTAACCCCGGTCGAACCCTCGGCCTCAATGCGTGCGCAGCGCCCGGCGCATCTGCCTGTCGCAATCGATGCGACAGCAGAAAAACTGCCTTTCGCCGACCAATCCTTCGATGCAAGCATGGCAACCTTCACTGTGCATCAGTGGTCGGATCTCAAGTCCGGCCTTGGGGAGATCCGCCGCGTTTCACGCGGTCCCGTGCTGGTCCTGAGCTGCGATCCCAACGAACTGAAACGCTCATGGCTGTTTGACTATGCACCCGAGATGATCGCCGTCGAGGCAAGCCGCTATCCGGCCCTGCAGACTATCACCGATCATCTCGGCGGCACTATCGAGATATTGCCTGTGCCGATCCCGCTTGCCTGCACCGATGGTTTCGGTGAGGCTTACTATGGCCGGCCGGAGCGCATGCTCGATCCCGGTGCTCGTCTTGCGAATTCCGCCTGGAGCTTCGTCGACCCGTCGATAGCCCAACGCTTCGTAGCCAAACTCGGCCGCGATCTCCAGGACGGCACCTGGGATGCACGTTACGGGCATCTGCGCACCCAGCCCTTCTTCGAGGGCTCGCTGCGCCTGATCGTTGCCCGCCCCTGA
- a CDS encoding LLM class flavin-dependent oxidoreductase — protein MTRSRQLRLGAFMRPVSLHTGAWRYPGSYPDANFNFDHIRSFAQKLEAAKFDAFFMADHLAVLNMPVEALKRSHTVTSFEPFTLLSALAAVTERIGLAATASTTFDEPYHVARRFASLDHISNGRAAWNIVTTSNPDAALNFGLDEHVEHGERYKRAREFYDVVTGLWDSFADDAFIRDRESGIYFDPEKMHVLNHRGEELSVRGPLNIARPVQGWPVIVQAGQSDPGRQLAAETAEVVFCSPRDLDGGKALYADIKGRMQAISRDRDHLKLLPAAFVVIGDSIEEARAKRLALDSLVHYDSAIASLSIALGHDASGFDPDAPLPKDIPDTNASKTGRAQVIKLAQEENLTVRQLAQRYGGYSGLAFVGTPQSIADEMERWLDEEGSDGFNIVFPYLPQGLDDVTTRLVPELQRRGLFRREYEGTTLREHLGLPRPENRFFR, from the coding sequence ATGACCCGTTCACGGCAGTTGCGCCTCGGCGCCTTCATGCGTCCCGTTAGCCTGCATACCGGCGCATGGCGCTATCCGGGTTCCTATCCGGATGCCAATTTCAACTTCGACCACATCAGGTCTTTCGCGCAGAAGCTGGAAGCCGCGAAGTTTGACGCCTTCTTCATGGCCGATCATCTGGCGGTGCTTAACATGCCGGTCGAGGCGCTGAAGCGCAGCCATACAGTGACCTCCTTTGAGCCTTTCACCCTACTGTCGGCGCTAGCTGCCGTCACCGAGAGGATCGGGCTCGCCGCAACGGCGTCGACGACTTTCGATGAGCCCTATCACGTGGCCCGCCGCTTCGCTTCGCTCGATCACATCAGCAATGGTCGTGCCGCGTGGAACATCGTGACCACATCGAACCCCGACGCTGCGCTCAATTTCGGCCTCGACGAGCATGTGGAACATGGCGAGCGCTACAAGCGGGCGCGCGAATTTTACGATGTCGTCACCGGTCTCTGGGACAGCTTTGCCGACGACGCCTTCATCCGCGACCGTGAGAGCGGAATTTATTTCGATCCCGAAAAAATGCATGTGCTCAACCATAGGGGCGAGGAACTGAGCGTGCGCGGGCCGTTGAATATTGCCCGGCCGGTTCAGGGCTGGCCCGTCATCGTGCAGGCTGGCCAGTCGGACCCCGGCCGGCAGCTGGCTGCCGAAACCGCCGAGGTGGTCTTCTGTTCGCCGCGTGATCTTGACGGTGGCAAGGCGCTCTACGCTGATATCAAGGGCAGGATGCAGGCCATCAGCCGCGACCGCGACCACCTGAAACTGCTGCCCGCCGCCTTCGTCGTCATCGGCGATAGTATCGAGGAGGCCCGCGCCAAGCGTCTCGCCCTCGACAGCCTCGTTCACTACGACAGCGCTATCGCGTCACTGTCGATTGCGCTCGGCCATGATGCTTCGGGCTTTGATCCGGATGCGCCGCTGCCCAAGGATATTCCCGATACCAATGCCAGCAAGACGGGCCGCGCCCAGGTCATCAAGCTGGCGCAGGAGGAGAACCTCACCGTCCGGCAACTCGCCCAGCGTTACGGCGGCTATTCCGGCCTTGCCTTTGTCGGCACGCCCCAAAGCATTGCCGACGAAATGGAACGCTGGCTGGATGAAGAAGGGTCCGACGGTTTCAACATCGTCTTCCCCTACCTGCCGCAGGGGCTTGACGACGTGACCACGCGCCTAGTGCCGGAACTGCAGCGCCGTGGCCTGTTTCGTAGGGAGTATGAAGGCACGACGCTGCGCGAACATCTCGGTCTGCCGCGACCGGAGAATCGCTTTTTCAGATGA
- a CDS encoding SfnB family sulfur acquisition oxidoreductase: MTTVLRQQDQIRPVAARIASDEEAIETARKLAAQFAATAAVRDTERRLPFAELDALAQSGLLAIAVPTQYGGLDVSNAVLTEVTAILAEADGSIGQIPQNHFYILESLRVDGSEEQKRYFFGRALAGDRFGNALSERGTKTVGHYNTRIVRDGPGYRINGQKYYSTGVLFADWVTVFALDDDDRLVMAFVPKGTEGVEIIDDWDGFGQRTTGSGTTILNNVYVHADSVVLHHRGFERPSTIGSVGQIVHAGIDLGIARAAFAETLEFVRTKSRPWMDSGVERAADDPLTISKVGQIAIRLEAAAALVERAGRKVDAAQIETTEKTVVDATLAVAAAKVLTTEIAIEATNTLFELAGTSAVKSDLNLDRHWRNARTHTLHDPVRWKYHVVGNYHLNGAIPPKNGAL, encoded by the coding sequence ATGACGACCGTGCTCAGGCAACAAGACCAGATCCGGCCCGTGGCCGCCCGCATTGCCAGCGACGAGGAGGCGATCGAGACGGCCCGCAAGCTTGCCGCTCAATTTGCCGCCACGGCCGCCGTGCGCGATACTGAGCGCCGGCTGCCTTTCGCCGAACTAGACGCGCTGGCGCAATCCGGCCTGCTGGCGATTGCCGTTCCCACGCAATATGGCGGGCTTGATGTCTCGAATGCCGTGCTGACCGAAGTGACTGCGATCCTGGCAGAGGCCGATGGTTCGATAGGCCAGATCCCGCAGAACCATTTCTACATTCTGGAATCTTTGCGGGTGGATGGCAGCGAAGAGCAGAAGCGGTATTTCTTCGGCCGAGCGCTTGCCGGCGACCGTTTCGGTAATGCGCTTTCGGAGCGCGGCACAAAGACCGTCGGCCACTACAATACCCGCATCGTCAGGGATGGTCCCGGCTATCGCATCAACGGCCAGAAATATTACTCGACCGGCGTGCTATTTGCCGACTGGGTCACGGTCTTCGCGCTCGATGATGACGACCGGCTTGTTATGGCCTTTGTGCCGAAGGGAACCGAGGGCGTCGAGATCATCGACGACTGGGACGGCTTCGGCCAGCGCACAACGGGTAGCGGCACGACGATCCTCAATAATGTCTATGTCCATGCCGATTCCGTCGTCCTGCATCACAGGGGCTTCGAGCGGCCGTCGACGATCGGCTCCGTCGGCCAGATCGTCCATGCCGGCATCGATCTCGGCATCGCGCGGGCGGCTTTTGCTGAAACGCTCGAATTCGTACGCACCAAGTCACGCCCCTGGATGGATAGCGGCGTGGAACGCGCTGCCGACGATCCGCTGACGATCTCGAAGGTCGGGCAGATCGCCATCCGGCTGGAAGCCGCGGCAGCACTGGTCGAACGCGCCGGCCGCAAGGTCGATGCGGCGCAGATCGAGACGACGGAAAAGACCGTCGTCGACGCCACGCTTGCGGTCGCTGCCGCCAAGGTGCTGACGACAGAGATCGCGATCGAGGCGACCAATACGCTTTTCGAACTCGCCGGCACTTCTGCGGTCAAGAGCGACCTTAATCTCGACCGGCACTGGCGCAATGCGCGCACCCACACGCTGCATGACCCCGTGCGTTGGAAGTACCATGTCGTCGGCAATTACCACCTGAACGGCGCGATCCCGCCGAAGAACGGCGCGCTCTGA
- a CDS encoding acyl-CoA dehydrogenase family protein, producing the protein MSQSNVVFATNRSTTREDLFARAEDISTDLSRRAAELDREGRPPLAEIVKLKNAGLLNALHDQKIGGGGLDWVDGLRLVRILARGESSIGQLLGYHFVNSQYVYWALDEARAHALGTETVAKNLYWGAAVNPRDPGLVLTRRGNGYVLNGRKSFSTAAHVSDYINANATLDDKIVGFAVPTNRPGYQANDDWDNFGQRLSDSGSVEFHDFPVYDEDFVGAPAAPDAAPPVLSTFNTPLIQLVFVNFYLGSAEGALQAAVDYVRTTTRPWVTSGAERAADDPYILERVGEFTAALKASAALADAAAAAVQAGLAKGHSVTARERGEAAAEAYAAKVHATHVSLDITSRVFELTGARSTAEKYRFDRFWRNVRTHTLHDPVFYKAKEVGELILNGKIPEVSLYS; encoded by the coding sequence ATGAGCCAGTCCAATGTCGTCTTCGCGACCAATCGCAGCACGACGCGAGAGGACCTCTTTGCCCGCGCCGAGGATATCTCGACCGATCTCTCCAGACGTGCCGCCGAGCTCGACCGCGAAGGCCGCCCGCCGCTTGCCGAGATCGTCAAGTTGAAGAATGCCGGACTGCTGAATGCGCTTCATGATCAAAAGATCGGCGGCGGCGGCCTTGATTGGGTGGATGGCTTGCGGCTGGTGCGTATCCTCGCGCGCGGTGAAAGTTCCATCGGCCAGCTGCTTGGCTATCACTTCGTCAATAGCCAATATGTCTACTGGGCGCTCGATGAGGCCCGCGCTCATGCGCTGGGCACCGAAACCGTGGCGAAAAACCTCTACTGGGGTGCTGCCGTCAATCCGCGCGATCCGGGCCTTGTGCTCACCCGCCGCGGCAACGGTTATGTGCTGAACGGACGCAAGTCCTTTTCGACCGCCGCTCACGTGTCCGACTATATCAATGCCAATGCCACGCTCGACGACAAGATCGTCGGCTTCGCGGTGCCGACCAACCGGCCAGGCTATCAGGCAAATGACGACTGGGACAATTTCGGCCAGCGGCTCTCCGACAGCGGCAGCGTCGAGTTCCATGATTTCCCTGTCTACGACGAAGACTTCGTCGGTGCCCCCGCCGCTCCCGATGCCGCCCCGCCGGTGCTTTCCACCTTCAATACGCCGCTCATCCAGCTCGTCTTCGTCAACTTCTATCTCGGAAGCGCAGAAGGCGCGCTCCAGGCTGCCGTCGACTATGTGCGCACGACGACACGTCCCTGGGTGACCTCAGGCGCCGAACGGGCTGCGGACGATCCCTATATCCTGGAGCGGGTGGGCGAGTTCACCGCCGCGCTGAAAGCCTCCGCCGCCCTGGCAGATGCCGCAGCCGCTGCGGTTCAGGCAGGGCTCGCAAAGGGCCACAGTGTTACCGCCCGCGAACGCGGCGAGGCGGCGGCGGAAGCCTATGCCGCCAAGGTGCACGCCACCCATGTCTCGCTCGATATTACGTCTCGCGTCTTCGAACTGACTGGCGCGCGTTCGACGGCAGAGAAATATCGCTTCGATCGTTTCTGGCGCAATGTACGCACCCACACGCTGCACGATCCGGTGTTCTACAAGGCCAAGGAAGTCGGAGAGCTCATACTGAACGGCAAGATTCCCGAAGTCAGCCTCTACAGCTAA
- a CDS encoding substrate-binding domain-containing protein, translated as MKSFARLALSAAAISFTLYQTSFAAGLNGAPAPFDKGGVKVALISYISAGDFFQAYQAGAEAQAKALDIDLRVFPGRQDAAEQREQILQAINLGVAGIVVDHGLPESLGDVVQQALDKGIKVVAFDVNLNNPKVPQVEQSDHELAQLGLEQVVKDNGKSFNAGYVYVAGFAPLDRRNEVWEKFKSENSGVVEKARFGNVSDTTATSTADQAKAALTANPDISVVFAPYDEFARGVKLAANDLGIASKLKIYSADVSTADIQEITEEGSPWVATVATNPAVVGAVSVRAAALQIAGQDVPHQITVKPTLLTQESLRAAGVKTIEDLAQKIPAFSTSDAATASWIPDKLF; from the coding sequence ATGAAATCCTTCGCACGGCTGGCGCTCTCTGCAGCCGCAATTTCTTTTACTCTCTACCAGACCTCCTTTGCCGCCGGTCTCAACGGCGCTCCGGCCCCGTTCGACAAGGGCGGCGTCAAGGTGGCATTGATCAGCTACATCTCGGCGGGGGACTTCTTCCAGGCCTATCAGGCCGGTGCGGAAGCCCAGGCCAAGGCGCTCGATATCGACCTGCGTGTGTTCCCCGGTCGGCAGGATGCGGCAGAGCAGCGTGAGCAGATCCTGCAGGCGATCAATCTCGGCGTAGCCGGTATCGTCGTCGATCACGGCCTGCCGGAATCGCTTGGCGATGTCGTCCAGCAGGCGTTGGACAAGGGCATCAAGGTCGTCGCCTTCGATGTGAACCTCAACAATCCCAAGGTGCCGCAGGTAGAACAGAGCGACCACGAGCTCGCTCAGCTCGGGCTCGAACAGGTGGTGAAGGATAACGGCAAAAGCTTCAATGCCGGTTATGTCTATGTCGCCGGCTTCGCGCCGCTCGACCGCCGCAACGAGGTCTGGGAGAAGTTCAAGTCGGAGAATTCCGGCGTCGTTGAAAAGGCCCGGTTCGGTAACGTGAGCGACACCACCGCGACCTCTACGGCCGATCAGGCCAAGGCCGCACTGACCGCCAATCCCGATATCAGTGTCGTCTTTGCGCCTTATGACGAGTTTGCCCGTGGCGTAAAGCTTGCCGCCAACGACCTTGGTATTGCAAGCAAGCTGAAGATCTATTCGGCCGATGTCTCCACCGCCGACATTCAGGAAATTACCGAAGAGGGCAGCCCCTGGGTTGCGACCGTCGCCACCAACCCGGCCGTCGTCGGTGCCGTCTCCGTCCGCGCCGCGGCTCTGCAGATCGCCGGACAGGACGTCCCCCATCAGATCACAGTCAAGCCGACGTTGCTCACGCAGGAAAGCCTGCGCGCAGCCGGCGTCAAGACGATCGAGGACCTGGCGCAGAAAATCCCGGCCTTCAGCACAAGCGACGCGGCAACCGCGAGCTGGATCCCGGACAAGCTTTTCTAA